The genomic DNA CTCCACAATCCGTCGTGCGTCGATATGCACCCATGCACCCGGGATAACCCAGTCCCCCGACTTCTCGTTCTCGCCATCGAACATCGCGCAGGCGCTCGTGATAGGCATGTGCGACAGTATCAGCACCGGGGTCGTTTCGGGCGTACGCTGTAGATCGGCTTTCAGCCATTCGAACTGCTCGTCGTCCAGACGTGCGGTGTAGTCGTTGCCTTTCGGGAACGTGCCGTCCAGCACGATGAACTTCCAGCCCGCCTGTTCGAAGCTGTAATAGGGCTTCTCGAGCCCGTAGAGCTCCATCACCCACTTCTTGCCGTACCGGGGTTCGTTGCCAGTGCAGCCGCTGCGCGACCGGTCCCAGCCCCATACGTCGTGATTGCCGATGCAGTGGCGCACGGGGATTTCGCAATTCTCGGCGAGAATGCGTTGCCAGAGGTCGAACAGGGTCTTGGCGCGTTGCTCGTTCTGTGCAAACACATCCATCACAAAGTCGCCGCCATTCAGAATCAAATCGGGTCGTTCGGGTAATTCGTGGACGGTTTTCAGGCAGTCAATGAAGCCGCGAACGGCGTTACCCTCTGGTTGCACATGGATATCTGTCAGATGGGCAATCCGCAACACGCGCTTGCGCGGTGGGTTGGACGAAGCGTCCCCTCGGTGGCGCAGGGTCAGCCAGACCGCCGCGCCCACTGTCGCCGCGCCTATGCCCTTCAGCACATCGCGTCGTGTCATTGGTTCTATTGGCTCCTCCATCGTCCTGGTTCGCACCATCTTCGCAAAGTTTCTCCATCTGTAATAGTGCAAGATTCGTACCGTTCGATGCGTTTTTGGAGGCTCAGCACAGGGTGAATGTTAAGTTTTTTTTGTGAGTGGGGCTGACCCGAACCGCTCCAGCGCGCCGAGACGACTCATCGCCATAGTCCGTCTGCGTGTGAAGGTCAAAGCCAAGCTCCTCAGCAGAGGGTCATACAGGATTTTGCCATCGCACGCGACGTCCAGATAAAGGGGAGGCGGTGCCGCCTCGAACTCCTCGGGCGTTTTGGCAAGCAAGGAAAGCCGTCCGCGCCAGGATGGATGCAGGCTCCGCTTGAGAAAGCGATAGCGGCTCCAAACGCGCGCAGGCAGGTTTCGCGCCACAATCAGCAGGCCCCAATCGCTGTGTTATCTGGCTCACGTTCAACCTGCTGCAGCAGAAACGGGATTGCCTTTACAGGTTCGGGTCGCCACTGGCGGCGTCTATCGGGTCGCGTTGGAGCCAGCGGGCGGTGCGGGGGTCATACTCGCGGGCGACGAGATGGTTCCCCTCCTCCCTCCTGCTGGCAGAGGGATGTTCCTATTTCTTTTATCTGCCTGCGCAGGGAAGGGAGACAGTGAAGAGAACGATGACACGAATCGACGGGCGAGCGCCTTGCGACTATCCCGGCTATGCATACATCTCCGGGTTCTCTACCCGCAGACCTTCTGCCTGAGCAGCACTGTTCAGCTCATGATCCGAACACACAAACACTAACGGTTCTGCACCGTAAGTAGCAAGCTCTCCCTGCACAGCCAGCGCGCTCGCCAACTGGATGGCATCATACCCGCGCAACCCATGCCTTTGTGCTAAATCCATTGCCTGTTGCACAATCGCAGGCACCGTGAGCACCACCCTATATTGGCTGAAAAAGTGGTTCTGAAACGCTTGGATAATCGCAGAGGCATCCTGAGGGCTGAACCTGCCTGCACGTGCTTGACGAGCGACTGCTGACACAACCTCAACACCCGTCACCAGTGCCACGAAGGTTTCGTGACCAGAGTGCACAGATGTGAGCATGCTTACCCAACCCGTGCCGCGCTCCTGAACATAGCGTTTGACCAGCGCGCTGCTGTCCAGATAATAAGCACCCATCTATCGCCTTTCCCGGAGGACTACCTCAGAAAGGCACACTCCCTCTGCCAACACGGGATCAAAGTCCGTCACACCAGAGTGTGCAGCAACCGTGAGCAGCAATCCCTTCGCATGCAGTGAAGCAATCGCCGCCGCCAAACGGGCCCGCTGGGCTTCCTCCTGCAACTGGGCTATCAGCTGCGCAACCGTAATCCCTCGAGCCTGTGCCTGCTGTTGCAAACTGAGGTATATCTCATCGGGAATATCTACTACCTTAGCCATCGCAACAAGCCTCCATCCTGCCAACGGTATGCTACCACCAACGAAGGAGTATGTCAAGGGGAATAATCCCTCTTCAAACCCTCGCCATCCTTTCATGAACCCAACCGGGCGCCAAAACCTGGATGACATCCGCCTCCTTATCCTGCCCAGAGGGTCTTCACCTGCAGTAAATCCACGTGGTACCCACTTGCAAGTCT from Bacillota bacterium includes the following:
- a CDS encoding metallophosphoesterase — encoded protein: MTRRDVLKGIGAATVGAAVWLTLRHRGDASSNPPRKRVLRIAHLTDIHVQPEGNAVRGFIDCLKTVHELPERPDLILNGGDFVMDVFAQNEQRAKTLFDLWQRILAENCEIPVRHCIGNHDVWGWDRSRSGCTGNEPRYGKKWVMELYGLEKPYYSFEQAGWKFIVLDGTFPKGNDYTARLDDEQFEWLKADLQRTPETTPVLILSHMPITSACAMFDGENEKSGDWVIPGAWVHIDARRIVELFYRHKNVKLCLSGHLHLLERVVYNGVTYICDGAVSGAWWRGNYHQTPPGWGLIDLYADGSFEHEYRSFPYPAPTEG
- a CDS encoding type II toxin-antitoxin system VapC family toxin yields the protein MGAYYLDSSALVKRYVQERGTGWVSMLTSVHSGHETFVALVTGVEVVSAVARQARAGRFSPQDASAIIQAFQNHFFSQYRVVLTVPAIVQQAMDLAQRHGLRGYDAIQLASALAVQGELATYGAEPLVFVCSDHELNSAAQAEGLRVENPEMYA